In Aspergillus luchuensis IFO 4308 DNA, chromosome 1, nearly complete sequence, the following are encoded in one genomic region:
- a CDS encoding glutathione synthetase (COG:Q;~EggNog:ENOG410Q2GV;~InterPro:IPR014049,IPR004887,IPR037013,IPR016185, IPR014042,IPR014709,IPR005615;~PFAM:PF03917,PF03199;~TransMembrane:1 (o90-110i);~go_function: GO:0004363 - glutathione synthase activity [Evidence IEA];~go_function: GO:0005524 - ATP binding [Evidence IEA];~go_function: GO:0016874 - ligase activity [Evidence IEA];~go_process: GO:0006750 - glutathione biosynthetic process [Evidence IEA]) yields MYPPTTSSPLGHHHLTAQILNYQLTHGMHLRHIHLKQPQPSHNTTSSSSSYPISTSIFPTPFPRALFHHAHNLQPIYNELYARLSDNESWLYNSVIAPLLPVDSFARILWEIHLRMKNKRGGGGGGYGSDISMGLFRSDYMLHVPGEYNEEVEVEVGVSLEENDNAGLRLKQVEFNTIACAGGCHAKKVVDMHRYLTRTGVYNDDGSLSSAANGEGYREKSPITLSSLPTNENIKGLADSLATAHDIYYGGPVRSDLATKTGVLFVVQPDNFNVADELPIEYALWDRENPIPTYRVEWGDDVLERTCLGGNRELLFYPHLQGEGSRPVEISVVYLRAGLEVHEYDAVGIECRVRLEQSRAIKCPSVLGHVLTFKKVQQALMGPGVLERFLDSKEKVSAIRDTFVGMFSMDGDSEEGRYARGLATDPESAWRYILKPSLEGGGHNIYGEDIPGFLLGMSSESEWGRYVLMERIRSPVVGNVLMSRMGVEESDVVSELGVFGLCIWKKGEILRNKTVGWSLKTKFADVDEMSVVKGFGCFDTPLLV; encoded by the coding sequence ATGTACCCCCCCACGACCTCCTCACCCCTCGGCCATCACCATCTAACCGCCCAAATCCTCAACTACCAACTAACCCACGGCATGCACCTCAGACACATCCACCTCAAGCAACCCCAACCCTCCCACAACactaccagcagcagcagcagctacccCATTTCCACCAGCATCTTCCCCACCCCTTTCCCAAGGGCCCTATTCCACCACGCACACAACCTCCAACCCATCTACAACGAGCTCTACGCGCGTCTCTCAGACAACGAGTCCTGGCTCTACAACTCGGTAATTGCACCTCTTCTCCCTGTAGACTCCTTCGCGAGGATATTATGGGAGATCCATCTGCGGATGAAGAataaaagaggaggaggaggaggggggtacGGCTCCGATATCTCGATGGGGTTATTCCGGTCGGATTACATGCTTCATGTTCCTGGAGAATACAacgaggaagttgaagttgaagttgGGGTTAGCCTTGAAGAAAATGACAATGCGGGACTGAGGCTCAAGCAAGTCGAGTTCAACACGATCGCGTGCGCGGGAGGATGTCATGCGAAGAAAGTGGTGGATATGCATCGGTATTTGACGAGGACGGGGGTGtataatgatgatggttctTTGTCAAGTGCTGCGAACGGGGAAGGATACAGGGAGAAAAGTCCAATTACGCTATCCTCCCTGCCTACGAATGAGAATATCAAAGGCTTGGCTGATTCTCTTGCTACGGCGCATGATATATACTATGGCGGCCCGGTTAGGAGTGATCTCGCTACCAAGACTGGGGTGCTTTTCGTCGTCCAGCCGGATAACTTTAACGTTGCTGATGAGTTGCCTATTGAATATGCGCTCTGGGATAGGGAGAACCCTATCCCGACGTATAGGGTTGAGTGGGGGGATGATGTGTTGGAGAGAACTTGTCTTGGTGGGAACCGGGAGTTGCTGTTTTATCCGCATTTACAGGGTGAAGGGAGCAGGCCGGTGGAGATATCGGTTGTGTATTTGCGCGCTGGGCTCGAAGTGCATGAGTATGATGCCGTGGGGATAGAATGTCGGGTTAGGTTGGAGCAGTCGCGGGCTATCAAGTGTCCGTCGGTGCTGGGACATGTGTTGACGTTTAAGAAGGTGCAGCAGGCTCTTATGGGTCCGGGGGTGTTGGAGAGGTTTCTTGATTCGAAGGAGAAGGTATCGGCTATTAGGGATACGTTTGTGGGTATGTTCTCGATGGATGGGGATTCTGAGGAGGGGCGTTATGCGCGGGGGCTGGCGACGGATCCGGAGTCAGCGTGGAGGTATATACTGAAGCCGTCGCTCGAAGGCGGAGGGCATAATATCTACGGGGAGGATATTCCGGGGTTTCTGTTGGGGATGAGTTCTGAATCTGAGTGGGGGAGGTATgtgttgatggagaggatcaGGTCGCCGGTTGTGGGGAATGTGTTGATGTCgaggatgggggtggaggagtcggATGTGGTTTCGGAATTGGGGGTGTTTGGGTTGTGTATTtggaagaagggagagatTTTGAGGAATAAGACTGTGGGGTGGTCGTTGAAGACGAAGTttgcggatgtggatgagatgagtGTGGTTAAGGGGTTTGGGTGTTTTGATACGCCGTTGTTGGTTTGA
- a CDS encoding uncharacterized protein (COG:S;~EggNog:ENOG410Q2JW;~TransMembrane:4 (i70-91o111-132i144-163o183-202i)), with protein MAYTVASTASMSTYGWDSTPTLSPHYYSLSQQPSPQPSPQPHLQLQLQQDQTDQETISTFWRFLASSSSYLVLAGFLVLPLAFTTTTTSSSTNNNPNNENTTTPSTDPTTTIIAASVLIAIGYTITLMLIFFQRHERQYLLHSIYIPNTTTSLLSLLNILLNILCRNPTQSPGPLSPVQTASLVLPSVFAFLYALGALSIYAGETCIFTTTTTAAAAAGDNRGCQRNNKKKGKNNQLLPLTEEEMQRQQLQQLLDQKNSRSPRRGPSPRVVQKTFRVSAPERINPGKRWDTFTPDLRVDGSGNGSEHGSGSGSGSGRWV; from the exons ATGGCATATACCGTCGCTTCCACGGCATCAATGAGCACATATGGCTGGGATTCCACTCCAACTCTCTCACCACATTACTACAGTCTATCTCAGCAGCCATCACCCCAACCATCACCGCAGCCACATCTACAGCTACAATTACAACAAGACCAAACCGACCAAGAAACAATCAGCACATTCTGGCGATTCCTAGCCTCAAGTTCCTCCTACCTCGTGCTAGCAGG CTTCCTAGTCCTCCCCCTAGCattcaccacaaccaccacctcctcctccaccaacaaTAACCCCAACAATGaaaacacaacaacaccatccaccgacccaacaaccaccataATCGCCGCATCAGTCCTAATCGCAATCGGCTACACAATAACCCTCATGCTAATCTTCTTCCAAAGACACGAACGCCAatacctcctccactctATATACAT ACCaaacacaacaacatccctcctctccctcctcaacatcctcctcaacatcctctgCCGCAATCCAACCCAATCGCCCGGCCCATTATCCCCGGTGCAAACAGCCAGCCTCGTGCTACCCAGCGTCTTCGCATTCCTGTATGCTCTGGGCGCATTATCCATTTACGCAGGTGAAACGTGCATCttcactactaccaccactgctgctgctgctgctggtgataATAGAGGCTGCCAAcgaaataataagaaaaagggcAAGAATAatcaactactaccactaacagaggaggaaatgcaacggcagcagctgcagcaattGCTGGATCAGAAGAATTCGAGGAGTCCTAGACGGGGGCCTAGTCCGAGGGTCGTGCAGAAGACGTTTCGCGTTAGTGCGCCGGAGAGGATTAATCCTGGGAAGAGGTGGGATACGTTTACGCCGGACTTGAGGGTTGATGGGAGTGGGAATGGAAGTGAGcatgggagtgggagtgggagtgggagtgggaggtgGGTGTAA
- a CDS encoding uncharacterized protein (CAZy:GH13;~COG:G;~EggNog:ENOG410PINX;~InterPro:IPR006047,IPR015237,IPR017853,IPR013780, IPR013776;~PFAM:PF00128,PF09154;~go_function: GO:0003824 - catalytic activity [Evidence IEA];~go_function: GO:0004553 - hydrolase activity, hydrolyzing O-glycosyl compounds [Evidence IEA];~go_function: GO:0005509 - calcium ion binding [Evidence IEA];~go_process: GO:0005975 - carbohydrate metabolic process [Evidence IEA]) translates to MLSFLLCCHPKKRRERQIWKQIEEEAEHLDQLPSWDAPDNTLMLQAFEWHVPADQGHWRRLHQALPSFKAIGVDNIWIPPGCKAMNPSGNGYDIYDLYDLGEFEQKGSRATKWGTKEELQSLIAAAQDLGIGIYWDAVLNHKAGADYTERFQAVRVDPQERHIEIAPAEEIEGWVGFNFSGRGDQYSSMKYNKHHFSGIDWDQLRQRRGVYKIQGHEWANDVAHENGNYDYLMFANLDYSNAEVRRDVLNWAEWLNSQLPLSGMRLDAVKHYSATFQKELIDHLRAIAGPDYFIVGEYWKGETRPLVEYLKQMDYKLSLFDSALVGRFSSISQTPGADLRNIFSDTLVQQYPDHSVTFVANHDTQPGQSLEAPVTSFFKPLAYALILLREQGQPCIFYGDLYGLQADVKDPMTPSCRGKLPILARARKLYAYGLQRDYFDKPNCIGFVRYGNRRHPSGLACVMSNAGPSRKRMYVGRRHAKETWMDILQWCDQTVVIDPKGYGEFPVSAMSVSVWVNSEAEGRDSLSYHFDEDIYKSA, encoded by the exons ATGTTATCTTTCCTCCTATGTTGCCATCctaagaagaggagggagagacaaATATGGAAGCAGATTGAAG AGGAAGCTGAGCACTTGGATCAGCTTCCATCATGGGATGCTCCCGACAACACATTGATGTTGCAAGCCTTTGAATGGCACGTGCCAGCCGACCAAGGTCATTGGCGTCGTCTTCACCAGGCTTTACCAAGCTTCAAGGCAATTGGGGTGGACAACATCTGGATTCCGCCCGGGTGTAAAGCTATGAATCCATCTGGTAACGGTTATGACATCTATGATCTGTATGACCTGGGAGAGTTCGAGCAGAAAGGGTCTCGAGCTACCAAATGGGGTACAAAGGAGGAGCTTCAGTCCTTGATAGCTGCCGCCCAGGATCTTGGTATAGGAATTTACTGGGACGCTGTACTCAATCACAAGGCAGGGGCAGATTACACAGAGCGCTTTCAAGCTGTCAGAGTTGACCCACAGG AGCGTCATATAGAGATCGCCCCTGCAGAAGAAATAGAGGGCTGGGTGGGGTTCAACTTCTCTGGACGTGGCGACCAATATAGTTCGATGAAGTACAACAAACACCACTTTAGCGGTATCGACTGGGATCAGTTACGTCAAAGGAGAGGGGTCTACAAGATCCAGGGACATGAATGGGCGAACGACGTCGCCCATGAGAATGGAAATTACGACTATCTCATGTTCGCCAATCTGGACTACTCTAACGCAGAAGTGCGACGCGATGTTCTAAACTGGGCCGAGTGGCTCAACTCTCAACTGCCCTTAAGCGGTATGAGACTGGATGCGGTTAAGCATTACTCGGCTACTTTTCAAAAAGAGCTTATTGATCATCTTCGAGCTATTGCTGGGCCGGACTATTTTATAGTGGGCGAGTACTGGAAAGGCGAGACCAGGCCACTGGTTGAATACCTGAAGCAGATGGACTACAAGCTATCACTGTTTGATTCCGCTCTAGTTGGGCGGTTTTCAAGCATATCACAGACACCAGGAGCTGATCTTCGCAACATCTTCTCTGATACATTAGTACAGCAGTATCCAGATCATTCTGTC ACTTTCGTTGCAAACCATGACACT CAACCAGGACAATCTCTCGAG GCACCAGTAACATCGTTCTTTAAGCCCCTCGCATACGCCCTTATTCTTCTCCGTGAACAAGGGCAACCATGCATATTCTACGGAGACCTCTACGGGCTCCAAGCTGACGTCAAAGACCCAATGACACCGTCCTGCAGGGGCAAGCTGCCCATCCTCGCACGAGCTCGAAAGCTTTACGCATATGGCCTGCAACGAGACTACTTTGACAAGCCGAACTGCATTG GTTTCGTCCGCTACGGCAACCGTCGGCACCCCTCTGGTCTCGCATGCGTGATGAGCAACGCAGGCCCATCAAGAAAGCGGATGTACGTTGGTCGACGACACGCCAAGGAGACATGGATGGACATTCTGCAGTGGTGTGATCAGACTGTTGTCATTGATCCCAAGGGATACGGAGAGTTTCCAGTTAGTGCGATGAGCGTGAGTGTGTGGGTGAACTCAGAGGCTGAGGGAAGAGATAGCCTCTCATATCATTT TGAtgaggatatatataaatcagcTTAG
- a CDS encoding flavin reductase family protein (COG:S;~EggNog:ENOG410PHJP;~InterPro:IPR012349,IPR002563;~PFAM:PF01613;~go_function: GO:0010181 - FMN binding [Evidence IEA]), with amino-acid sequence MSSGQKGVFAILMRRSIFSTVSFASKLPVKFHNCRIPPCRLNLHNPSRAFSQTSTMFRVGDDFEKLQASRPEFKRDVPVTFSQPPNPSWKQGEGANDGGESLKKNHVEIDPYEEGRPAASNYKLLISGIVPRPIALMSTKSKDGKTTNLAPFSYSNVINHDPPLFTVGVVGSLEKAKDTLKNLAETGECVINIISEHFVEAANATAINAPYGVSEWEISGLTQAPSAVVQAARVKESILAIEGKLVETKEFESRSTPGKITGVLAIIEGVRFWVREDAINEDKSIVDLKVLKPISRLGGISYGRTTDAIEIPRPQF; translated from the exons ATGTCATCAGGACAAAAAGGTGTCTTTGCCATCCTCATGCGACgctccatcttctctacaGTTTCCTTCGCTTCCAAGCTACCTGTCAAGTTTCA TAACTGCAGGATACCACCTTGTCGCCTAAACCTCCACAACCCCTCTCGAGCGTTTAGCCAAACATCCACCATGTTCAGAGTTGGAGACGATTTCGAAAAGCTCCAAGCCTCCCGGCCCGAGTTCAAGCGTGACGTTCCCGTCACTTTCTCGCAGCCGCCGAACCCCAGCTGGAAGCAGGGAGAGGGCGCCAACGATGGCGGTGAGAGCCTGAAAAAGAACCACGTCGAGATCGATCCCTACGAGGAAGGGCGACCGGCTGCCTCCAACTATAAGCTGTTGATCTCGGGCATCGTCCCTCGTCCGATCGCGCTCATGAGCACAAAGTCCAAGGATGGAAAGACGACAAACTTGGCGCCGTTCAGTTATTCGAATGTCATCAACCATGACCCTCCGCTCTTCACGGTCGGAGTTGTTGGCTCGTTAGAAAAGGCCAAAGACACCTTGAAGAACCTGGCGGAGACGGGCGAGTGTGTGATCAACATCATTTCGGAGCATTTCGTCGAAGCTGCCAATGCGACAGCCATCAACGCTCCCTACGGAGTCTCCGAATGGGAAATTTCCGGGCTCACCCAAGCACCTTCTGCCGTGGTTCAGGCAGCCCGTGTGAAAGAGTCCATCCTGGCGATTGAAGGCAAGCTGGTGGAAACCAAGGAATTCGAGAGCCGGTCTACGCCCGGCAAGATAACCGGAGTGCTGGCGATCATTGAGGGTGTTCGTTTCTGGGTGAGAGAAGATGCGATCAACGAAGACAAGAGCATTGTCGACCTGAAGGTGCTGAAGCCTATTAGTCGGCTGGGAGGCATTTCGTACGGGCGGACCACCGACGCGATTGAAATCCCAAGACCGCAGTTCTAG
- the MIR1 gene encoding putative mitochondrial phosphate carrier protein (Mir1) (COG:C;~EggNog:ENOG410PFA1;~InterPro:IPR018108,IPR023395,IPR002067;~PFAM:PF00153;~go_process: GO:0055085 - transmembrane transport [Evidence IEA]) yields MAANAKVEAPAAAPAPQLSGLQLYSRFAFAGAVCCSVTHGALTPVDVVKTRIQLDPVTYNRGMIGGFRQVIANEGAGALLTGLGPTAAGYFLQGAFKFGGYEFFKQQWINQLGLETASNNRTAVYLASSAAAEFFADIALCPLEATRIRLVSQPTFATGLVSGFGKILKNEGVGAFYSGFGPILFKQVPYTMAKFVVFEKAAEAIYGMVDKNTASDGTKTAINLGSGLIAGFAAALVSQPADTMLSKINKTPGEPGEGTVSRLIKIGKELGFRGSYAGIGARLFMVGTLTAGQFAIYGDIKRVLGATGGVEISK; encoded by the exons ATGGCTGCCAACGCTAAGGTGGAGGCGCCTGCCGCCGCCCCTGCTCCCCAGCTCTCCGGCCTCCAGCTGTACTCCAGATTCGCCTTCGCTGGTGCTGTCTGCTGCTCCGTCACTCACGGTGCTCTCACCCCTGTCGATGT CGTCAAGACCAGAATCCAGCTTGACCCCGTCACCTACAACCGTGGTATGATCGGCGGTTTCCGTCAGGTCATTGCCAACGAGGGTGCTGGCGCTCTCCTCACTGGTCTCGGCCCTACCGCCGCCGGTTACTTCCTCCAGGGTGCTTTCAAGTTCGGTGGTTACGAGTTCTTCAAGCAGCAGTGGATCAACCAGCTCGGTCTCGAGACTGCCTCCAACAACCGCACCGCTGTCTACCTTGCTTCCTCCGCTGCCGCTGAGTTCTTCGCTGATATCGCTCTCTGCCCTCTTGAGGCCACCCGTATCCGTCTCGTCTCCCAGCCCACTTTCGCTACCGGTCTCGTCAGCGGTTTCGGTAAGATCCTCAAGAACGAGGGTGTCGGTGCTTTCTACTCTGGTTTCGGTCCTATCCTCTTCAAGCA GGTTCCCTACACCATGGCCAAGTTCGTCGTTTTCgagaaggctgctgaggctatCTACGGTATGGTCGACAAGAACACCGCCAGCGATGGTACCAAGACTGCTATCAACCTTGGCTCCGGTCTCATTGCTGGTTTCGCTGCTGCCCTTGTCTCCCAGCCCGCCGACACCATGCTCTCCAAGATCAACAAGACCCCTGGTGAGCCCGGTGAGGGTACCGTCTCCCGTCTGATCAAGATCGGTAAGGAGCTCGGCTTCCGTGGCTCCTACGCCGGTATCGGTGCTCGTCTGTTCATGGTTGGTACCTTGACTGCTGGTCAGTTCGCCATCTACGGTGACATCAAGCGTGTCCTCGGTGCCaccggtggtgttgagatcTCCAAATAG